One region of Azoarcus sp. CIB genomic DNA includes:
- a CDS encoding heavy metal translocating P-type ATPase: protein MKSPTLELPVSGMTCAACAARIEKVLNRLPGVDASVNLAAEKAHVRVTDPASGPEQVIAAIRKAGFDVPQATMELGITGMTCVACATRLEKVLKRLPGVDATVNFATERATLRYQPGLVVPEAIREAVRRAGFAGVETGVAAREQQRLQQAQAWKREMQRFWIAALLTLPLLVQMPLMFGGQSAGAHELVPRWIQLLLATPVQFWVGARFYRGAWSALRGGGANMDVLVVLGTSMAWIYSTVVTLLGRHDLHVYFEASATIITLILLGKLLEARAKARTTVALDALLRLQPKLAFVERDGEIVSVPVETLQPDDRFLVRPGDAIPVDGEVEVGESAINEAMLTGESMPVDKRPGDKIFAATLNGQGVLRCRATGVGAHTLLAGIIRMVEQAQGSKAPVQRLADRIAAVFVPVVVAIAALTFVGWWWLAGDFAQALISSVAVLVIACPCALGLATPTAIMVGTGQGARAGMLVKNAEALELAEKIRVLAVDKTGTLTEGSPEVSEVIPAAGRSREELLAVAGALEATSAHPIAAAIVRAVRESGVSLPASTDVMAVAGKGLAGRVDGRDVVVGTPAFLDERQVAVDAAACERIAAGGKTLVAVAVDGVFAGVIGVADRVRGDSAAAVARLKAHGLRVVMLTGDHPATAAAIAAQTGIEDWRAGVMPGDKAAAVKALAGHGRVGMVGDGINDAPALAAADVSFAIGVGSDVAVEAADITLVRNSLHGVADAIELSRATLSKIRQNLFFAFVYNVLGIPLAALGLLNPVIAAAAMAMSSVSVITNSLLLRRWAPDR, encoded by the coding sequence ATGAAAAGTCCGACCCTTGAACTGCCGGTTTCCGGAATGACCTGTGCCGCGTGTGCGGCGCGGATCGAGAAGGTGCTGAACCGGCTGCCCGGTGTCGATGCTTCGGTCAATCTTGCTGCGGAAAAGGCGCATGTGCGCGTCACGGATCCCGCGAGCGGCCCCGAGCAGGTGATCGCGGCGATCCGCAAGGCAGGTTTCGATGTGCCGCAGGCCACGATGGAACTGGGCATCACTGGCATGACCTGCGTTGCGTGCGCGACCCGGCTGGAGAAGGTTCTCAAACGGCTTCCGGGCGTGGATGCGACGGTGAATTTCGCGACCGAGCGCGCGACGTTGCGTTACCAGCCAGGCCTCGTCGTGCCGGAAGCCATTCGCGAGGCAGTGCGCCGCGCGGGTTTCGCGGGTGTCGAGACGGGGGTTGCCGCGCGCGAGCAACAGCGCCTGCAGCAGGCGCAGGCGTGGAAGCGCGAGATGCAGCGCTTCTGGATCGCGGCCCTGCTCACCTTGCCGCTGTTGGTGCAGATGCCCCTGATGTTCGGCGGACAATCGGCAGGTGCGCATGAACTCGTCCCCCGCTGGATCCAGTTGCTGCTCGCCACGCCGGTACAGTTCTGGGTCGGCGCACGCTTCTACCGCGGTGCGTGGTCCGCTCTGCGCGGCGGCGGCGCCAATATGGATGTACTGGTGGTGCTTGGCACGTCGATGGCGTGGATCTACAGCACGGTGGTGACGCTGCTCGGTCGTCACGACCTGCATGTGTATTTCGAGGCATCGGCGACGATCATCACCCTGATCCTGCTCGGCAAGTTGCTCGAGGCGCGTGCGAAGGCGCGCACGACGGTGGCGCTCGACGCCCTGTTGCGCCTGCAGCCGAAACTTGCGTTTGTCGAGCGCGACGGCGAGATCGTTTCCGTTCCCGTCGAGACCCTGCAGCCTGACGACCGGTTCCTTGTGCGCCCCGGCGACGCCATTCCAGTGGATGGCGAGGTCGAGGTCGGCGAGTCTGCGATCAACGAGGCGATGCTGACCGGAGAAAGCATGCCGGTCGACAAGCGCCCTGGCGACAAGATCTTTGCCGCGACCCTGAATGGACAGGGGGTCTTGCGTTGTCGGGCGACCGGGGTCGGCGCGCACACGCTGCTGGCGGGAATCATCCGCATGGTCGAGCAGGCCCAGGGCTCGAAAGCGCCGGTGCAGCGGCTCGCGGACCGCATCGCGGCCGTGTTCGTACCGGTCGTCGTGGCGATCGCCGCGCTCACTTTCGTCGGATGGTGGTGGCTGGCAGGGGATTTTGCGCAGGCATTGATCAGTTCGGTCGCGGTGCTGGTGATCGCGTGTCCCTGTGCGCTCGGGCTGGCCACGCCGACTGCGATCATGGTCGGAACGGGGCAGGGCGCGCGCGCGGGCATGCTCGTCAAGAATGCCGAGGCGCTTGAGCTGGCCGAAAAAATCCGCGTGCTCGCGGTCGACAAGACCGGCACGCTGACCGAAGGCTCGCCGGAGGTGAGTGAGGTGATTCCCGCCGCCGGCCGGAGTCGCGAGGAGTTGCTCGCGGTCGCGGGCGCCCTCGAGGCGACGAGCGCTCACCCGATCGCCGCAGCGATCGTCCGCGCCGTACGCGAATCGGGCGTGTCACTGCCGGCCTCAACGGACGTCATGGCCGTGGCGGGCAAGGGGCTTGCGGGTCGTGTCGACGGGCGCGACGTGGTCGTCGGCACGCCGGCTTTTCTCGACGAGCGGCAGGTCGCGGTGGACGCTGCCGCCTGCGAGCGGATTGCGGCGGGGGGCAAGACCCTCGTGGCCGTTGCCGTTGACGGCGTGTTTGCTGGCGTTATCGGCGTGGCGGACCGTGTTCGCGGCGATTCTGCCGCCGCGGTGGCTCGACTCAAGGCGCACGGCCTGCGGGTGGTGATGCTGACTGGCGATCACCCGGCCACGGCTGCGGCGATCGCGGCCCAGACGGGCATCGAGGACTGGCGCGCGGGTGTAATGCCGGGCGACAAGGCCGCAGCCGTCAAGGCGCTCGCCGGCCACGGACGAGTCGGAATGGTCGGCGACGGCATCAATGACGCGCCGGCCTTGGCGGCGGCCGACGTGTCGTTCGCGATCGGCGTCGGTTCGGATGTCGCGGTCGAGGCCGCGGACATTACGCTGGTGAGGAACAGTCTGCACGGGGTTGCCGACGCGATCGAGCTGTCGCGGGCGACGCTGTCGAAGATCCGGCAGAATCTGTTCTTCGCCTTTGTCTACAACGTGCTGGGCATTCCGCTGGCGGCATTGGGGTTGCTCAATCCCGTGATTGCCGCGGCGGCGATGGCAATGAGTTCGGTTTCGGTGATCACCAATTCGCTGCTGTTGCGGCGCTGGGCGCCGGACCGCTGA
- a CDS encoding MerR family DNA-binding protein, with amino-acid sequence MNDLTIGALAKSAGVGVETVRYYQRRGLLSPNGAHKGAFRVYGNDELARLRFIRRAQSLGFSLDEIADLLALDEETDRERARAFAQSKIADVESRIRQLTEMRSALQGLVTCCEHTEAPAPCPILHALANTPEPPPVPRGRARARSAEQAP; translated from the coding sequence ATGAACGACCTCACGATCGGTGCGTTGGCGAAATCGGCCGGAGTCGGCGTCGAGACAGTGCGCTATTACCAGCGCCGCGGCCTGCTGTCGCCGAACGGCGCACACAAGGGCGCGTTTCGCGTTTACGGCAACGACGAACTCGCCCGCCTGCGTTTCATCCGCCGCGCCCAGTCGCTCGGCTTCAGCCTCGACGAGATCGCCGACCTGCTTGCGCTCGACGAAGAAACAGACCGCGAGCGGGCACGTGCGTTCGCCCAGTCCAAGATCGCGGACGTCGAGTCCCGCATCCGCCAACTGACCGAGATGCGCAGCGCCCTGCAGGGACTCGTAACCTGTTGCGAGCATACCGAGGCACCCGCCCCCTGCCCGATTCTCCACGCGCTCGCGAACACCCCCGAGCCGCCGCCCGTGCCGCGGGGTAGAGCTCGCGCCCGGTCCGCCGAGCAGGCGCCCTGA
- a CDS encoding sulfite exporter TauE/SafE family protein produces MPETGYIAAFLIGLLGGTHCVSMCGGIVGALTVNMPGRTGRQWPVHLAYNLGRIATYTMLGGALGALGTVGMLFSDILPVQMGLYVLANLMLVALGLYLTGFTQLLAPVERVGLVLWKRVQPFTARFIPARSVGQALPLGLLWGFLPCGLVYSVLTTALVTGSAGRGAGLMLAFGLGTLPNLMLAGMVFKRFRDITRNRRVRFVAGMLVLGFGVFGLFHAPSLGGALWRGVVCEV; encoded by the coding sequence ATGCCTGAAACCGGTTACATCGCAGCCTTCCTGATCGGCCTTCTGGGAGGCACGCACTGCGTCAGCATGTGCGGCGGCATCGTCGGCGCGCTCACCGTGAACATGCCGGGCCGGACCGGGCGCCAGTGGCCGGTGCATCTCGCCTACAACCTCGGGCGGATCGCGACCTACACGATGCTGGGCGGGGCGCTCGGTGCCCTCGGCACGGTCGGCATGCTGTTCTCGGACATCCTGCCGGTGCAGATGGGCCTGTATGTGCTGGCGAACCTGATGCTCGTCGCCCTGGGCCTGTACCTGACCGGCTTCACCCAGCTGCTCGCGCCGGTGGAGCGGGTGGGCCTGGTGCTGTGGAAGCGCGTGCAGCCCTTTACCGCACGCTTCATTCCCGCCCGTTCGGTCGGGCAAGCCCTGCCGCTGGGGCTGTTGTGGGGCTTCCTGCCCTGCGGCCTCGTCTACAGCGTGCTGACGACGGCGCTGGTGACCGGTTCGGCCGGGCGCGGGGCGGGGCTGATGCTGGCTTTCGGGCTCGGCACGCTGCCGAACCTGATGCTCGCGGGCATGGTGTTCAAGCGCTTTCGCGATATCACGCGCAATCGCCGCGTGCGATTCGTTGCCGGGATGCTGGTGCTGGGGTTCGGCGTGTTTGGGTTGTTTCATGCGCCCAGCCTCGGCGGCGCCCTCTGGCGCGGTGTCGTGTGCGAGGTCTGA
- the hemN gene encoding oxygen-independent coproporphyrinogen III oxidase — translation MTSQKDLVFDQQLIRRFDINGPRYTSYPTADRFVEAFDARALRDWLAQRGVGGVSKPLSLYFHIPFCNTICYYCACNKIITKDHARSAKYLKYLDKEIEMQAAALGGSHQVTQLHLGGGTPTFLSHDELRELMDSVRKRFTLVPNGEYSIEVDPRKVDFDTVKLLADLGFNRMSVGVQDFNEEVQEAVNRIQSYDETKLVIDAARATGFKSISMDLIYGLPRQNIISFNRTLEQVLELSPDRISLYSYAHLPGLFKPQRRIAINDMPTSDTKLQILQLAIRRLTEAGYVYIGMDHFAKPDDELTIAQRQGRLHRNFQGYSTQAECDLMAFGVSAIGKIGPVYAQNVKTLDEYYDALDRDELPVLRGIELTADDLLRRSIIQALMCHFELSIDSIEIAHLIKFDEYFADELEDLKAMEEAGLLKVSDKWISVLPAGRLLVRGIAMVFDRYLRSDRERARYSKVI, via the coding sequence ATGACCAGTCAGAAAGATCTTGTTTTCGACCAGCAGTTGATTCGTCGGTTCGACATCAACGGGCCTCGCTACACGTCCTACCCCACGGCCGATCGCTTCGTCGAAGCGTTCGATGCCCGTGCATTGCGGGACTGGCTGGCGCAACGCGGCGTCGGGGGCGTGAGTAAGCCGCTCTCATTATACTTCCACATCCCGTTCTGTAACACGATCTGCTACTACTGCGCCTGCAACAAGATCATCACCAAGGATCATGCGCGCTCCGCCAAGTACCTGAAATATCTCGACAAGGAAATCGAGATGCAGGCTGCCGCACTGGGTGGGAGCCATCAGGTGACGCAGCTGCACCTCGGCGGCGGCACGCCGACCTTCCTGTCGCACGACGAGCTGCGCGAGCTCATGGATTCGGTGCGTAAGCGCTTCACGCTCGTGCCGAACGGCGAGTACTCGATCGAGGTCGATCCGCGCAAGGTTGATTTCGACACCGTGAAGCTGCTTGCCGACCTCGGCTTCAACCGCATGAGCGTCGGTGTACAGGACTTCAACGAAGAGGTGCAGGAGGCGGTCAACCGCATCCAGAGCTACGACGAGACCAAGCTCGTGATCGACGCAGCTCGTGCCACCGGCTTCAAGTCGATCAGCATGGACCTGATCTACGGCCTGCCGCGCCAGAACATCATCAGCTTCAATCGGACGCTCGAACAGGTGCTGGAGCTGTCGCCCGATCGCATCTCCCTGTACAGCTACGCGCACCTGCCGGGCCTGTTCAAGCCGCAGCGTCGCATCGCGATCAACGACATGCCGACGTCGGACACCAAGCTGCAGATCCTGCAGTTGGCGATCCGCCGCCTGACCGAGGCGGGCTACGTCTATATCGGCATGGACCACTTCGCGAAGCCGGACGACGAGCTGACGATCGCCCAGCGCCAAGGGCGTCTGCACCGGAATTTCCAAGGCTATTCAACGCAGGCCGAGTGCGACCTGATGGCGTTCGGGGTCTCGGCGATCGGCAAGATCGGCCCGGTGTACGCACAGAACGTGAAGACGCTCGACGAGTACTACGACGCCCTCGATCGCGACGAGCTGCCCGTGCTGCGCGGCATCGAGCTTACTGCCGACGATCTGCTGCGCCGGTCGATCATCCAGGCCCTGATGTGCCACTTCGAACTGTCGATCGACTCGATAGAGATCGCGCACCTGATCAAGTTCGACGAATACTTCGCCGACGAACTCGAGGATCTCAAGGCGATGGAAGAGGCCGGCCTGCTGAAGGTCAGCGACAAGTGGATCAGCGTGCTGCCCGCGGGGCGGCTGCTGGTGCGCGGCATCGCGATGGTGTTCGACCGCTACCTGCGCTCCGACCGCGAGCGCGCGCGCTATTCGAAGGTCATCTGA
- the fnr gene encoding fumarate/nitrate reduction transcriptional regulator Fnr: MKATVPITVASLKVACSQCNLVELCLPFGMSESEIDRLDELVGARRKIKRQQNLYRAGDPFEAIYAIRAGSFKTDVLLEDGREQVTGFQMTGEMLGLDGISTETHSCNAIALEDSEVCVIAYSKLEELSRVVEGLQLQFHKVMSREIVRDHGVMTLLGSMRAEERLAAFLLNMSQRFTARGFSPAEFHLRMTREEIGSYLGLKLETVSRAFSKFQDDGLIAVQQKHIRILDIIGLKRLIQHPSPRP, from the coding sequence ATGAAGGCGACGGTGCCGATTACAGTGGCGAGTCTGAAGGTCGCATGCTCCCAGTGCAACCTGGTCGAGTTGTGCCTGCCGTTCGGGATGTCGGAATCGGAAATCGACCGCCTCGACGAACTCGTCGGCGCGCGTCGCAAGATCAAGCGGCAGCAGAATCTGTATCGCGCGGGCGATCCCTTCGAAGCGATCTACGCGATCCGCGCCGGCTCGTTCAAGACCGACGTGCTGCTCGAGGACGGTCGCGAACAGGTCACCGGCTTCCAGATGACCGGCGAAATGCTGGGCCTCGACGGCATCAGCACCGAAACCCATTCGTGCAACGCGATCGCGTTGGAGGACAGCGAAGTCTGCGTGATCGCGTACAGCAAGCTCGAAGAGCTGTCGCGGGTGGTCGAGGGGCTGCAACTGCAGTTCCACAAGGTGATGAGCCGCGAAATCGTGCGTGACCATGGCGTGATGACCCTCCTCGGCTCCATGCGCGCAGAAGAGCGCCTGGCGGCCTTCCTGCTCAACATGTCCCAGCGATTCACGGCGCGCGGCTTCTCTCCGGCGGAGTTCCACCTCCGCATGACCCGCGAGGAGATCGGTTCCTATCTGGGCCTGAAGCTTGAAACGGTGTCTCGCGCCTTTTCGAAGTTCCAGGACGACGGCCTGATCGCGGTGCAGCAGAAGCACATCCGCATCCTGGACATCATCGGCCTGAAGCGGCTGATCCAGCACCCGTCGCCACGCCCCTGA
- a CDS encoding hemerythrin domain-containing protein, whose protein sequence is MTDSLIPSSPGFETPLEMLEACHERLQAQLATLARLAAWLPEHGPDKQAQQAAVNVMRYFDIAAVKHHQDEEDDLFPVLRARADDARRTELGTLIDWILADHQKLFAGWARMRARLERIAGGENADLSPADVEAFADAYRRHIQREEGDLLPIARGLLSEEDIAALSGTMTARRRQ, encoded by the coding sequence ATGACCGATTCGCTGATCCCTTCGTCCCCGGGTTTCGAGACGCCTCTAGAGATGCTCGAAGCCTGCCACGAGCGCCTGCAGGCGCAACTTGCAACCCTCGCGCGGCTCGCCGCCTGGCTGCCCGAGCATGGCCCGGACAAGCAGGCGCAGCAGGCGGCAGTCAACGTGATGCGCTACTTCGACATCGCTGCCGTGAAGCACCATCAGGACGAAGAGGACGATCTCTTTCCCGTCCTGCGGGCGCGTGCCGATGACGCCCGGCGTACCGAACTCGGCACGCTCATCGACTGGATCCTGGCCGATCACCAGAAGCTCTTTGCCGGCTGGGCGCGGATGCGGGCACGGCTCGAGCGCATCGCCGGCGGCGAAAACGCCGATCTGTCGCCTGCAGATGTCGAGGCGTTTGCCGACGCCTACCGTCGGCACATCCAGCGCGAGGAGGGCGATCTGCTGCCGATCGCTCGCGGTCTGCTTTCCGAGGAGGATATTGCCGCCCTGTCGGGAACGATGACCGCGCGGCGGCGTCAATAG
- a CDS encoding SirB2 family protein: protein MYLSVKHLHILCAALSISGFVLQGVWMMRRSPLLDHRVTRTLPHLIDTVFLGSAITLATMSGQYPFVAPWVTAKVVALVVYILLGATALRWGRTMRVRVLALLAALLTFSWIVSVALSKNPAGFIAFAGVFR from the coding sequence ATGTATCTGTCGGTCAAGCACCTGCACATCCTGTGCGCGGCCCTGAGCATCAGCGGATTCGTGCTGCAGGGCGTCTGGATGATGCGGCGCAGTCCGCTGCTGGATCACCGCGTCACGCGCACCCTGCCGCACCTCATCGACACCGTGTTTCTCGGCAGCGCGATCACGCTTGCGACCATGAGCGGCCAGTACCCCTTCGTTGCGCCGTGGGTCACCGCAAAGGTCGTCGCGCTTGTCGTCTATATTCTTCTCGGCGCGACCGCGCTGCGCTGGGGGCGCACCATGCGCGTCCGAGTGCTGGCGCTGCTCGCGGCCCTGCTAACCTTTTCATGGATCGTGTCGGTGGCTCTGAGCAAGAACCCGGCAGGATTCATCGCGTTTGCCGGAGTGTTCCGATGA
- a CDS encoding NnrS family protein — protein sequence MQAHAKPVSTSFVLFVAPHRTMFLSGAVMLLVSFAMWAAELGARVGLLPAIGWVLPPGWMHALLVTSGVFPFFMFGFLLTAMPRWQGYDEIAAGRWLWSWRLLAAGWALAIVGMVVPGVAVPGLVLVFLGWGGVQRILWQVAHHGDLEALHARLVCYAMIAGMVAVLAWLGFALSGNPIWARIAIEIAVFCSLLPVFFGVCHRMVPFFSSSVIPAYVMVRPLWVLVLVVGGSVLHAALDVAGLLSLRWIVDAPAAFAALWLSRQWRPVPAMKVPLLGMLHIGFLWLGIALTLFAIQGAASLLGYSVLGMAPLHALGVGFFGSVLMAMVSRVTLGHSGRKLAADRLTWVLFLGLEAVVVVRIVAELVPAGWTAFVMLLAVLGWLGVFGAWASRYLPIYWRPRSDGRPG from the coding sequence ATGCAAGCGCACGCGAAGCCGGTTTCGACCTCATTCGTGCTGTTTGTCGCACCGCACCGGACAATGTTCCTGTCCGGCGCCGTGATGCTTCTTGTGAGCTTTGCGATGTGGGCAGCGGAGCTCGGCGCTCGCGTGGGACTGCTGCCGGCGATCGGCTGGGTTCTCCCGCCGGGGTGGATGCACGCCCTGCTCGTGACGAGCGGCGTGTTTCCGTTTTTCATGTTCGGCTTCCTCCTCACCGCCATGCCGCGCTGGCAGGGCTATGACGAGATTGCGGCAGGTCGCTGGCTCTGGTCCTGGCGTCTGCTGGCGGCAGGGTGGGCGCTGGCCATAGTCGGCATGGTCGTGCCCGGTGTCGCCGTCCCGGGCTTGGTGCTGGTATTTCTCGGATGGGGCGGGGTGCAGCGCATCCTGTGGCAGGTCGCGCATCACGGCGATCTCGAGGCGCTGCATGCCCGCCTCGTGTGCTATGCGATGATCGCCGGGATGGTCGCCGTCCTCGCCTGGCTCGGCTTTGCGCTGAGCGGCAACCCGATCTGGGCGCGCATCGCGATCGAGATCGCCGTGTTCTGCTCGCTGCTGCCGGTGTTCTTCGGCGTGTGTCACCGTATGGTGCCGTTCTTTTCGAGCAGCGTGATCCCGGCCTACGTGATGGTGCGCCCCCTGTGGGTACTGGTGCTGGTCGTCGGCGGAAGCGTCCTGCATGCTGCGCTCGACGTGGCGGGATTGCTGTCGCTGCGCTGGATCGTCGACGCTCCCGCCGCCTTTGCGGCCCTGTGGCTGTCGCGGCAGTGGAGGCCGGTGCCCGCCATGAAAGTGCCGCTGCTGGGGATGTTGCACATCGGATTTCTCTGGCTCGGAATCGCGCTGACGCTCTTCGCCATCCAGGGGGCTGCGTCCCTGCTGGGCTATAGCGTGCTGGGCATGGCGCCGCTGCATGCGCTGGGCGTCGGATTCTTCGGGTCCGTCCTGATGGCGATGGTGTCGCGGGTGACTCTCGGGCACTCGGGGCGCAAGCTCGCTGCGGATCGCCTGACCTGGGTGCTGTTCCTCGGCCTCGAAGCGGTCGTCGTCGTGCGCATTGTCGCGGAACTCGTCCCTGCGGGCTGGACGGCGTTCGTCATGCTGCTGGCCGTACTCGGCTGGCTGGGCGTGTTCGGCGCGTGGGCGTCGCGCTACCTGCCGATCTACTGGCGTCCGCGCAGCGATGGACGCCCGGGCTGA
- a CDS encoding Crp/Fnr family transcriptional regulator produces the protein MPNRPVDIPTALRQVSFFSELTAEEIDRVARFTRERHLEKSEILFQRGDPVHGFYYVVSGQMKLAVSSAQGNEKVVEIISPMHTFGEAVLFLNRPYPVFAEALTSTHLLHIGQAVVSELIDQDPGFARKLLAGMAIRLHGMIQDVETYSLRSSMQRVIGYLLQQVDSESGVACDIALPTSKQVIASRLNLTPETLSRIFHDLSEAGLITVHGKHISLLDPARLARHQG, from the coding sequence ATGCCCAACCGTCCAGTCGATATTCCCACCGCACTGCGCCAGGTTTCTTTCTTCAGCGAACTGACCGCAGAGGAGATCGACCGTGTTGCCCGCTTCACCCGCGAACGCCACCTCGAGAAGAGCGAAATCCTGTTCCAGCGCGGCGATCCCGTGCATGGCTTCTACTACGTCGTCTCGGGTCAGATGAAGCTCGCGGTCTCGTCGGCGCAGGGCAATGAAAAGGTGGTCGAGATCATCAGCCCGATGCACACCTTCGGCGAGGCCGTGTTGTTCCTCAACCGTCCCTACCCGGTTTTCGCCGAAGCCCTCACGTCGACGCATCTGCTGCACATCGGCCAGGCGGTGGTGTCCGAGCTCATCGACCAGGATCCTGGATTTGCCCGCAAACTCCTCGCCGGCATGGCAATCCGCCTGCACGGCATGATCCAGGATGTCGAAACCTATTCCCTGCGCTCGAGCATGCAGCGCGTGATCGGCTATCTGCTGCAACAGGTCGACAGCGAAAGCGGGGTCGCCTGCGACATCGCCCTGCCGACCAGCAAGCAGGTCATCGCCTCGCGGCTCAATCTGACGCCCGAAACGCTGTCGCGTATCTTTCACGACCTGTCCGAAGCGGGACTCATCACGGTACACGGCAAACACATCTCCCTGCTGGACCCCGCCCGCCTGGCCCGCCACCAAGGCTGA